The proteins below are encoded in one region of Thermotoga sp.:
- the rplV gene encoding 50S ribosomal protein L22 has translation MRLQIPRNGLKRSLFHRKRKELLASLPRIEARAVAKYIRISPRKARAVANTIRGKSVEEAFQILAFSPKKAARIIEKVLKSAVANAENNFGLDADNLYVAECYVNDGPRLKRIWPRGRGRADIIKRRMSHITVVVRDRTREEEYRRALEELEKKILSKE, from the coding sequence CCAGATACCGAGGAACGGGCTGAAGCGTTCGCTTTTCCATAGAAAGAGAAAGGAACTTCTAGCTTCTCTTCCGAGGATAGAAGCCAGGGCTGTTGCAAAGTATATCCGCATTTCTCCAAGAAAAGCGAGGGCAGTGGCGAACACGATAAGAGGAAAGTCCGTTGAAGAAGCGTTCCAGATACTCGCGTTCTCTCCCAAAAAGGCTGCCAGGATCATCGAAAAGGTCCTGAAATCAGCTGTTGCGAATGCTGAGAACAATTTCGGCCTCGATGCCGATAATCTTTACGTTGCTGAGTGTTATGTGAACGATGGGCCAAGACTGAAAAGAATCTGGCCCAGGGGACGAGGAAGAGCAGACATAATTAAAAGGAGAATGTCTCATATCACCGTTGTTGTAAGAGACCGCACCAGGGAAGAAGAGTATAGAAGAGCTCTGGAGGAACTAGAAAAAAAGATATTATCCAAAGAGTGA
- the rpsC gene encoding 30S ribosomal protein S3, which translates to MGQKVHPRGFRLGLSADWQAKWFNEKNYKEWLLEDEEIRKIIKNKYYHAGISEVYIERPDAERVNITVKTARPGIIIGRKGTEITSLREELEKKFNRRMIINIEEIKTPELDAQLVAESIASRIEKRASYKVAMKRAITNAMRKGAQGIKVMVAGRLGGAEIARREWYLRGRLPLQKIKAIIDYGTAVAWTKYGTIGVKVWIYKGDADI; encoded by the coding sequence GTGGGTCAGAAGGTGCATCCCCGAGGATTCAGGCTCGGACTGAGCGCCGATTGGCAGGCAAAATGGTTCAACGAGAAAAACTACAAGGAATGGCTCCTCGAAGATGAAGAGATAAGGAAGATAATAAAGAACAAGTACTACCACGCTGGAATTAGCGAAGTCTACATAGAAAGGCCCGATGCTGAAAGGGTCAACATCACGGTGAAAACGGCAAGGCCTGGTATCATCATAGGAAGGAAAGGAACGGAAATTACGAGTTTGAGAGAAGAGCTGGAAAAGAAGTTCAACAGAAGAATGATTATTAACATTGAAGAAATAAAAACGCCCGAACTCGATGCACAACTTGTTGCTGAATCTATAGCCTCTCGTATAGAAAAAAGAGCATCTTACAAAGTAGCTATGAAAAGAGCCATCACAAACGCCATGAGAAAAGGCGCTCAGGGAATAAAGGTGATGGTCGCCGGAAGACTCGGTGGCGCGGAAATAGCGAGGAGAGAATGGTACCTCAGGGGAAGACTTCCGCTTCAAAAGATAAAGGCGATCATAGACTACGGAACGGCTGTCGCTTGGACAAAGTACGGTACCATTGGTGTCAAAGTGTGGATTTACAAAGGAGACGCTGATATCTAA
- the rplP gene encoding 50S ribosomal protein L16 produces the protein MLMPRRVKYRKQQRGRLKGKAKGGTLVQFGEWGLKALEPAWITAQQIEACRIAMMRVMKRAGKIWIRIFPDKPYTKKPAESRMGKGKGNVEGWVAVVKPGKILFEIAGVNEETAHEALRYAASKLPIATKIVPRHHIGGEAV, from the coding sequence ATGTTGATGCCCAGAAGGGTTAAGTATAGAAAGCAACAGAGAGGAAGGTTGAAGGGAAAAGCAAAAGGAGGAACTCTCGTTCAGTTCGGTGAATGGGGTCTCAAGGCGCTTGAACCGGCCTGGATAACAGCCCAGCAGATAGAGGCCTGCAGAATAGCAATGATGAGGGTTATGAAAAGAGCAGGTAAGATTTGGATAAGGATATTCCCCGACAAACCTTACACGAAGAAACCCGCTGAATCCAGGATGGGTAAGGGAAAGGGAAACGTGGAAGGATGGGTTGCCGTTGTGAAACCTGGAAAGATCCTCTTCGAAATAGCCGGCGTGAATGAAGAAACGGCTCACGAAGCTCTCAGATATGCTGCCAGCAAATTGCCGATTGCCACGAAGATAGTACCCCGTCATCACATTGGGGGTGAAGCGGTATGA
- the rpmC gene encoding 50S ribosomal protein L29: protein MKASELRNYTDEELRNLLEEKKKQLMELRFQLAMGQLKNTSLIKLTKRDIARIKTILRERELGIRR from the coding sequence ATGAAGGCTTCTGAGCTCAGAAATTACACGGATGAAGAACTGAGAAATCTCCTTGAAGAGAAGAAGAAGCAACTGATGGAGTTGAGGTTCCAGCTGGCTATGGGGCAGTTGAAGAACACCTCACTCATAAAACTGACAAAAAGAGACATCGCGCGGATAAAGACCATTCTCAGGGAGAGGGAGCTAGGTATAAGGAGGTGA